The proteins below come from a single Miscanthus floridulus cultivar M001 chromosome 1, ASM1932011v1, whole genome shotgun sequence genomic window:
- the LOC136486952 gene encoding probable glutathione S-transferase GSTU6: MSGGGDELKLLSTWFSPFGSRVKLALHLKGLSYEYVEEDLMNKSQLLLESNPVHKKVPVLFHGGKALCESMVIVDYIEAAFPDAGPPLLPSDPYERAVARFWVAFIENKFVAPWCQMFDVTKTPAEKAEGLKQILAARATMEGALEQYSKGKGKPFFGGDSVGCVDIALGGLLVWVRASEVLSGVKLLDATTAPLLSAWAERFAALDAAKAALPDFGRVLEYAMKMRGPAAAGAVAANK, translated from the exons ATGTCAGGTGGAGGCGACGAGCTGAAGCTTCTGAGCACATGGTTCAGCCCGTTCGGGTCCAGGGTGAAGCTCGCGCTCCACCTCAAGGGGCTGAGCTACGAGTACGTGGAGGAGGATCTCATGAACAAGAGCCAGCTCCTCCTTGAGAGCAACCCCGTCCACAAGAAGGTCCCCGTTCTCTTCCACGGGGGCAAGGCTCTCTGTGAGTCCATGGTCATCGTGGATTATATCGAGGCGGCCTTCCCTGACGCAGGACCGCCGCTTCTCCCCTCCGACCCCTACGAACGCGCCGTCGCTCGGTTCTGGGTCGCCTTTATCGAAAACAAG TTTGTGGCACCGTGGTGCCAGATGTTCGACGTCACCAAGACGCCCGCCGAGAAGGCCGAGGGGTTGAAGCAGATTCTTGCGGCGAGGGCAACCATGGAGGGCGCTCTGGAGCAGTACTCCAAGGGGAAGGGGAAGCCCTTCTTCGGCGGCGACAGCGTCGGGTGCGTCGACATTGCGCTGGGCGGACTGCTCGTGTGGGTGCGCGCGTCCGAGGTGCTGTCCGGCGTCAAGTTACTCGACGCCACCACGGCCCCGCTCCTGTCAGCGTGGGCGGAGCGCTTCGCCGCGCTTGACGCGGCCAAGGCGGCGCTGCCAGACTTCGGCAGGGTGCTCGAGTACGCCATGAAGATGCGAGGCCCAGCGGCAGCAGGCGCTGTGGCGGCGAACAAATGA